The sequence GGTCCACGGTGTCACCTGGGGGAGTGTCGCGTTGACCAGCGGGCTCTCCGTTCCCGGCAGCGAACAGGTCGGCGACCAGATCGACCAGGCGGTGCAGGGCGGCGCGGACTGGATCGACCAGAATGTCTTCGGGCAGCCGCCGGCAGGTCAGCCGGCGGGCCGCTAGGGGGGCGACGGGTGATGTCAGGGGAGCGGGGTCGGCTCGGTCGGTTCACCGACGCGGTGCTCGGCGGCGCGCGGGCCGCCCGGGACAAGGCCCGTGAACTGCGCGACGAGTTCCGCACCAGCGACGAACCCGAACGTGCTCTCGTCGGGCCACTGCTGCCCGGGCAGGAGCTGCGCTATGTGGGGCTCGGCCCGGTCCGCGTCCCGGCGACCCACAAGGCCGGTCGGCAGCTCGCCACCGTGATGGCCGACGAGCTTGTCGACTCGCTCGACCCGAAGGTGCTGTTCGGGCTGCTCAACATCGTCAACCCGGTGGTCTGGGTCGACGCCGTGCTGACGCCGGTGCGGCTGGCCGCGGGTGTGCTGCTGCTGCCGGGCAAGGCCGGTGCCATCGCCGCCGGTGTGCCGGAAGTGGCCGCGCCGGAGCCGGGCCTGCCCCAGCAACCCGCCCAGCGGGAGCCGATCCCGCTCACCGAGGAGCAGGAGGCGTTCCGCGCCCTGTTTCGGCTCAGCCTGTACCGTCCGCTGGCCGACCAGCTCGCCGAGATCGCCTACCGTCGCCGGTACGTCTTCAGCGGCGACCTCGCCACCCTCGCCGGTAGCCTGCTGCTCTTCCTGGAGCGTTACAACGGCACCCCGCTGGCGGTGACCGACACCCACCTGCACCTGCTGCGGATGGGCCCCCGCCCGGACGCCGACCGGCCGGACCGCCGTCAACCGCGGGTGCTGTGGAGTGTGCGCCGCGACCGGGTGGCCCGGGTCGACTCCGAGCGTGGCGCGAGCGGGCTGGTGCAGCTCGCCTCCACCATCGTCTTCGACGACGGCTCGTGGATCCGGCTCACTCAGCCCGCGCTCCGCGACGACCAGTCGCGCTTCCTGACCGCGATCCAGGACCTCCCCGGCCAGCGCCCGACGCCGTGACCCGGCCGGTCAGCCTTGGCCCGGCCGGCTGCTCAACGGTGACCCGGCGCGTGGGTCAGCCGTCGCGTTCGGGGTAGCCGACCGGCACCGCGGAGACGTCGTCCAGCGCGGTGGTGATCTCCTCGGGAAGGGTGATCCGTTCCACCTGGAGCGCACCGAGCAGCTGCCCCACAGTCCGCGCGCCGAGGATCGGCGCGGTCACGCCGGGCCGGTCCCGGATCCACGCCAACGCCACCTCCAGCGGCGACACCCCCAGCCCACCGGCCGCTGTCGCCACCGCCTCCACGATGCTGGAGCAGCGTGGCTCCAGGTACGTGGCGACGAACCGTTCGAAGTGCGGCGACGCGGCCCGGGAGTCGGCCGGACGGCCGTGCCGGTACTTGCCGGTGAGCACGCCCCGGCCCAGCGGCGACCAGGGCAGCACGCCCAGGCCGAGCGCGTCGCACGCGGGCAGCACCTCCCGCTCCACGCCCCGCTCCAGCAGCGAATACTCCACCTGGGACGCGACCACCGGCGCCCGCCCCGGCCAGGCGGTCTGCCAGGCGGCGGCCCGCGCGGTCTGCCAGCCGGAGAAGTTCGACACCCCGACGTAGCGGACCTTGCCGCTGGCCACCGCGTGGTCCAGGGCGGCCAGGGTCTCCTCCAGAGGGGTGTCCGGGTCGTACCCGTGCACCTGGAACAGGTCGACGTGGTCGGTGCCGAGCCGGCGCAGCGACGCGTCCAACGTGCGCAGCAGGTGCCCCCGGGAGCCGTCCCGACGTCGCCCACTGCCGGGGCGCAACCCGGCCTTGGTGGCGATCAGCAGCTCCTCGCGGGGGACGAGGGAGCCCAGCAGTGAGCCGATCACCGACTCGGCGTCGCCGTCGCCGTACACGTCGGCGGTGTCGATCAGGTTGCCGCCCGCGTCGAGGTAACTCTTCAGCTGAGCGGCCGCATCGTCGGCGTCGGTGTCCCGGCCCCAGGTCATGGTGCCGAGCGCGAGCCGGGAAACCGCCAGCCCGCTTCGGCCGAGCGGTCGCTGTTGCATGGGTGAACCTTATTTCGAACCTGCCGCCACCGATATCCTCGCTCCCGTATCTCTGCCGGTTCTGCCGGTTCCGCCGCCCCGGGCTGCCCCGATGGAGGGGGGATCAAAGGGGTCGAGCCGGTGATCGAGTCCGTTATCGGCATTGCGTAACCTGGGGCGACCTGTGCCACGGATGGGGGAGGACCAGTGCGACTCGGGCTCAGTCTCGGATACCAGACCGCGTGGAGCACACCGGCCGACCACCTGGCGCTGGCTCAGGAGGCGGACCGGCTGGGCTATTCGGTGGTGTGGGCGGCGGAGGCCTATGGCTCCGACTCGCCCAGCATGCTCGCCTGGATGGCCGGGCAGACCGAACGGATCGATGTCGGCGCCGCGGTGATGCAGATCCCCGCCCGTACGCCGGCCGCCACCGCCATGACCGCCGCCACTATCGACGCGCTCTCCGGCGGCCGGTTCCGGCTCGGTCTGGGTGTCTCCGGCCCGCAGGTGTCCGAGGGCTGGCACGGCGTGCGCTTCGCCAAGCCGCTGGCCCGGACCCGCGAGTTCGTCGACATCGTCAAGCTGGCCATCGCCCGCAAGGAGGTGGCGTACGACGGCGAGCACTACACGCTGCCGCTGCCGGACGGCCCGGGCAAGGCCCTGCGACTGGGCTTCCACCCTCCCCGCGAGCACATACCGATCTACCTGGCCGCGGTCGGCCCGAAGAACCTTGAGCTGGCCGGCGAGATCGCCGACGGCTGGCTGGCAGTGTTCTACGCCCCGGAGTTCGCCGAGGAGCAGCTCGCCTCGGTGCGCGCCGGGCGGGCCAAGGTCGGCAAGGATCTGGCCGGGTTCGACGTCGTGCCGTCGGTGCCCGTGGTGATCGGTGACGACGTGGCCTCCTGCGCCGAACTCGTCCGCTGGTACGCCGCGCTGTACGTGGGCGGCATGGGCAGCCGTCAGCAGAACTTCTACAACCAGCTCGCCACCCGGATGGGCTACGGCGACGCCGCCCGCGAGGTGCAGGAGCTGTACCTGGCCAAGCGGCAGCGCGACGCCGCCGCTGCCGTACCCATGGAGTTCATCGACCGCACCTCGCTGCTCGGACCGAAGGAGCGCATCGCCGAGCGGATGCGGGAGTACGCCGCCGCAGGCGTCACCACGCTGTCGGTGACCCTCTTCGTGGCCGACCGGGACAGTGGTGTGCAGACCCTGCGTACCGTCGCCGAGGCTCTCGACCTCTCGGGAGTCGGCGAGTGACCTGGGTCGAGGCCATCGTCCTGGGCATCGTCCAGGGACTGACCGAGTTCCTTCCGGTCAGCTCGTCGGGGCATCTGCGGATCACCTCGGCGATCTTCTTCGACCGGGACGCCGGCGCGTCGTTCACAGCGGTCACCCAGCTCGGCACCGAAGCGGCCGTGTTGATCTACTTCGCCAAGGACATCTGGCGGATCACCCGGACCTGGCTGGTGGGCATCCGGGACAAGTCGGTCCGCTCCAGCCTCGACTACCGGATGGGCTGGTACGTGATCGTCGGCTCGATCCCGATCGGGCTGTTCGGTTTCGTGTTCAAGGACCAGATCAAGACCGCAGGGCGCAACCTGTGGGTGGTGGCGACCACGCTCATCGTGTTCGCGTTCGTGCTGGCCTTCGCCGAGTACTGGGGGCGGCAGACCCGCACCCTGGAGAACTTCCGGATGAAGGACGGCATCGTGATGGGCTTCGCCCAGGCCATGGCGCTGGTCCCCGGGGTGTCCCGCTCCGGCGGCACGCTCACCGCCGGCCTGCTGCTCAACCTGACCCGGGAGGCGGCGGCACGGTACTCGTTCCTGCTGGCCATCCCGGCGGTGGTGATGTCCGGCGTGTTCAGCCTCGGGGACGTCTTCGAACCGTCCGCTCCGGGCACGTCAGTGCCCACGGTGGCCCAGACGATCGTGGCCACCCTCATCGCGTTCGGCATCGGCTACGCGGCCATCGCCTGGCTGCTGCGTTACGTCGCCCACCACACCCTGTACGTCTTCGTGCTGTACCGGGTCGCGCTGGGCACCCTGGTCCTGGCCCTGCTGCTGACCGGAACGATCGACGCCACCTGACCGATCTGTCGACGGCCCCCGGCTCCGCCCGCAGGCGGAGGCGGGGGCCGCAGTCGTGATCCCTCCGGAGCCCACGACGGCCCGGCGCGGGGCGCAGGTCATAGGGTGGTCTCCGTGGCGACCCTTCTGCTTCTGCGACACGGCCGAACCACGGCGAACGCCGATGGCGGCCTGGCCGGCCGGCAACCGGTCGAGTTGGACGACACCGGGCGCGCCCAGGCCACCGCGGTCGGCGAGCGGCTGCGGCCGGTGCCGCTGGCCGCCGTGGTGACCAGCCCGCTCATCCGATGCCGGCAGACGCTGGAGTTGGCGCTTCCGCAGGCCGCCCCGGTCGTCGAGGACGGGCTGATCGAGTGCGACTACGGCAGCTGGGAGGGGCAGCCGCTGAAGAAGCTCGCCAAGGAGCCGCTCTGGCCGGTCGTCCAGCAGCACCCCAGCGCGGCGGTCTTCCCGGGCGGGGAGGCGATGGCGGCGATGGCGGCGCGGGCCGTGGCGGCCGTGCGCTCCTGGGACGCCCGGGTGAGCGCGGAACACGGGCCCGAGGCGGTCTGGCTGGCCTGTAGCCACGGCGACGTGATCAAGGCCATCGTGGCGGACGCGCTCGGCGTACACCTGGACGCCTTTCAGCGGATCGTGGCCGACCCGGCGTCGGTGACGGCGATCCGGTTCACGCCGCTGCGTCCGTTTGTGGTGCGACTCAACGACACCGGTGGCGATTTGGCGGCGCTGGTGCCGCCGCCGCCCAAGCGGCGTCGCCGCGCGAGCCGGGTGGCCGACTCGGACGCGGCCGTCGGCGGTGGGGCGGGTGCGGCGCGGTGAGGCACGTCACGACAGCGCCCGCGACCGGGGCGTCGGCGCACGCCGGAAACGCCGCCACGCCCGGGTTTAGCCCCTCGTGCACCGGGCGCGCCGCCGCTGCGGCGATTCGCGTCGGTGGGGTGCGCGGTGCCAAGGCGGGCCGGATAGGGTCGTGGGTATGACCCACCAGGTGCACGCCTTCGAACCGCCGGAGCGGTTCGTCGCCGGGACTGTCGGGCCGCCGGGGGAGCGCACGTTCTTCCTGCAGGCCCGCGGCGGCGGCAGGCTGGTCAGCGTCGCGCTGGAGAAGGTCCAGGTGTCCCTGCTCGCCGAGAAGCTGGAGGAGCTGCTCACCGAGGCGCAGCGCCGCTTCGGGGTGGACCTGCCCGAGCTGGCGCCGGTGATCGGCGACAACGAGCCGCTGGACACGCCAGTCGACGAGGAGTTCCGGGTCGGCACGCTCGGGCTGGCCTTCGACGTGGACACCGCGACCGTGGTGATCGAGGCGATCGCGGCGGGCGAGGTCGAGCCCGAGGTCGAGCTCGGCGACGAGGACGACGAGGACGACGACGAGGACGAGGACGACGAGCCGGACGAGGACCTGGATCGGCTCCGGGTCCGGCTCACCCCGCAGGCGACCCGCCAGTTC comes from Micromonospora vinacea and encodes:
- a CDS encoding aldo/keto reductase, which translates into the protein MQQRPLGRSGLAVSRLALGTMTWGRDTDADDAAAQLKSYLDAGGNLIDTADVYGDGDAESVIGSLLGSLVPREELLIATKAGLRPGSGRRRDGSRGHLLRTLDASLRRLGTDHVDLFQVHGYDPDTPLEETLAALDHAVASGKVRYVGVSNFSGWQTARAAAWQTAWPGRAPVVASQVEYSLLERGVEREVLPACDALGLGVLPWSPLGRGVLTGKYRHGRPADSRAASPHFERFVATYLEPRCSSIVEAVATAAGGLGVSPLEVALAWIRDRPGVTAPILGARTVGQLLGALQVERITLPEEITTALDDVSAVPVGYPERDG
- a CDS encoding LLM class F420-dependent oxidoreductase; protein product: MRLGLSLGYQTAWSTPADHLALAQEADRLGYSVVWAAEAYGSDSPSMLAWMAGQTERIDVGAAVMQIPARTPAATAMTAATIDALSGGRFRLGLGVSGPQVSEGWHGVRFAKPLARTREFVDIVKLAIARKEVAYDGEHYTLPLPDGPGKALRLGFHPPREHIPIYLAAVGPKNLELAGEIADGWLAVFYAPEFAEEQLASVRAGRAKVGKDLAGFDVVPSVPVVIGDDVASCAELVRWYAALYVGGMGSRQQNFYNQLATRMGYGDAAREVQELYLAKRQRDAAAAVPMEFIDRTSLLGPKERIAERMREYAAAGVTTLSVTLFVADRDSGVQTLRTVAEALDLSGVGE
- a CDS encoding undecaprenyl-diphosphate phosphatase; the encoded protein is MTWVEAIVLGIVQGLTEFLPVSSSGHLRITSAIFFDRDAGASFTAVTQLGTEAAVLIYFAKDIWRITRTWLVGIRDKSVRSSLDYRMGWYVIVGSIPIGLFGFVFKDQIKTAGRNLWVVATTLIVFAFVLAFAEYWGRQTRTLENFRMKDGIVMGFAQAMALVPGVSRSGGTLTAGLLLNLTREAAARYSFLLAIPAVVMSGVFSLGDVFEPSAPGTSVPTVAQTIVATLIAFGIGYAAIAWLLRYVAHHTLYVFVLYRVALGTLVLALLLTGTIDAT
- a CDS encoding MSMEG_4193 family putative phosphomutase, with the protein product MVSVATLLLLRHGRTTANADGGLAGRQPVELDDTGRAQATAVGERLRPVPLAAVVTSPLIRCRQTLELALPQAAPVVEDGLIECDYGSWEGQPLKKLAKEPLWPVVQQHPSAAVFPGGEAMAAMAARAVAAVRSWDARVSAEHGPEAVWLACSHGDVIKAIVADALGVHLDAFQRIVADPASVTAIRFTPLRPFVVRLNDTGGDLAALVPPPPKRRRRASRVADSDAAVGGGAGAAR
- a CDS encoding DUF3090 domain-containing protein; the encoded protein is MTHQVHAFEPPERFVAGTVGPPGERTFFLQARGGGRLVSVALEKVQVSLLAEKLEELLTEAQRRFGVDLPELAPVIGDNEPLDTPVDEEFRVGTLGLAFDVDTATVVIEAIAAGEVEPEVELGDEDDEDDDEDEDDEPDEDLDRLRVRLTPQATRQFIERARRVVNAGRPPCPLCGQPLDPAGHLCPRHNGYHR